Proteins encoded by one window of Micromonospora coxensis:
- a CDS encoding FAD-binding oxidoreductase translates to MTAADLLRDALRPRLAEHDAQLLLAALRRHTEGGDDKAGRRALLTVLGQTVSHFDLLPHADRIARLTGCAVPAAPGSGDDKPWRPAEVIAHDRPCAGIAILTVRPWHRLHWRPGQAVPVNTPRHPGHWRWYSPANTPRPDGTIELHVRAVGAVSGSLVHEVRPGELLYLGPPRDTNLHLRDGDLLLVAGGTGLAPLRALVEQTAAAAEHRQAAAAPGQRHATGPEQQQDATAAEHQHATTAPGQRQVTLIVGARTFAELYDAVTLDRLQCAHDWLTLVPALSRPERGAGRAG, encoded by the coding sequence ATGACCGCCGCCGACCTCCTACGCGACGCGCTGCGCCCCCGGCTCGCCGAGCACGACGCGCAGCTCCTCCTCGCCGCCCTGCGCCGACACACGGAAGGCGGCGACGACAAGGCGGGCCGGCGCGCACTGCTGACGGTCCTCGGCCAGACCGTCAGCCACTTCGACCTGCTGCCACACGCCGACCGGATCGCCCGACTCACCGGTTGCGCGGTCCCTGCCGCACCCGGCAGCGGCGATGACAAGCCCTGGCGGCCCGCCGAGGTGATCGCCCACGACCGCCCCTGCGCCGGCATCGCCATCCTGACCGTCCGCCCCTGGCACCGCCTGCACTGGCGACCCGGCCAGGCCGTCCCGGTCAACACCCCACGGCACCCCGGCCACTGGCGCTGGTACTCCCCGGCCAACACTCCACGCCCCGACGGCACGATCGAGCTGCACGTCCGTGCCGTCGGCGCCGTCTCCGGCAGCCTCGTGCACGAGGTACGCCCCGGCGAACTGCTGTACCTCGGCCCACCCCGCGACACCAACCTGCACCTGCGCGACGGTGACCTGCTGCTGGTCGCCGGCGGCACCGGCCTGGCCCCGCTACGCGCCCTCGTCGAGCAGACTGCCGCAGCAGCCGAGCATCGGCAGGCCGCCGCCGCACCCGGGCAGCGGCACGCCACCGGACCCGAGCAGCAGCAGGACGCCACCGCAGCCGAGCACCAACACGCCACCACCGCCCCCGGGCAACGGCAGGTCACCCTCATCGTCGGTGCCCGCACCTTCGCCGAGCTGTACGACGCGGTCACCCTCGACCGGCTTCAGTGCGCCCACGACTGGTTGACCCTGGTCCCGGCCCTCTCACGACCCGAGCGCGGAGCCGGCCGAGCGGGGTGA
- a CDS encoding very short patch repair endonuclease encodes MSRSPRVATGRRPAPLSQAVSAQMKRMRRASTKPELLIRRELHRRGLRFRVNHPGLPGKPDIVFTRARLAVFVDGCFWHRCPVHGVLPRNNRDWWEAKLLRNVERDREKDAALSALGWHVRHFWEHEDPVRATDEIARLWRHLLSEQASGGRS; translated from the coding sequence ATGAGCCGCTCTCCCCGTGTCGCTACCGGCCGTCGCCCTGCTCCACTCAGCCAAGCAGTCTCGGCTCAGATGAAGCGCATGCGTCGGGCCTCCACTAAGCCTGAGCTGCTCATCCGTAGGGAGCTACACCGCCGCGGTCTTCGCTTTCGAGTAAATCACCCAGGATTGCCCGGAAAGCCAGACATCGTCTTCACCAGAGCCCGGCTTGCCGTCTTCGTTGACGGCTGCTTCTGGCATCGATGTCCGGTACATGGTGTGCTGCCCAGGAACAACCGCGACTGGTGGGAGGCGAAGCTCCTCCGCAACGTTGAGCGGGACCGGGAGAAGGACGCGGCGCTGTCGGCCCTGGGCTGGCACGTTCGGCACTTCTGGGAGCATGAGGATCCAGTGAGAGCCACGGACGAGATCGCGCGGCTGTGGCGGCACCTGCTCAGCGAGCAGGCATCCGGTGGAAGGTCGTGA
- the dcm gene encoding DNA cytosine methyltransferase has translation MRLAADLFSGAGGLSLGLDAAGYKVVLAVDHDDEAVETHRHHHPGLSVNWDLGDPDRVRQVGELLKAAGVELLAGGPPCQPFSKAGRSKIRHRVRHGLRDPYDERRDLWRSFLEIARTARPQAVVMENVPDMALDKEMFILRTMVHELESIGYSVEERSVETFRYGVPQFRQRLILVALRDGVQFIWPREQPERVTVWNAIGDLPPVEGGWRPEGGAEGWSDYEGPVSEFQRRMRQAVSASDKHKVFDHITRPVREDDARAFEAMDHSTRYSDLPDEMKRYRDDIFDDKYKRLDENNLSRTITAHIAKDGYWYIHPRQNRTLTVREAARLQTFPDWFRFAGPPSAAFRQIGNAVPPLLGEHLAGAVQASLDNPHPVSATTQDVAAILASWFDSAVVRGLPWLRAETRWQVIQAEMLLDRAPAEVVRFIWPLLARWRQPQDTVLSESELVEISKWASRPQRAGTILELAGRLADNPELLNDDDQLRQVAGLTESVADLAVLVVPAYGDEDSEEPVLVTKGVLRVAARFSGDPVNRRNRLTDGRLEIARMIGADSDARRAHLGLVELANTLCRPVEPECNACPLQKLCLESRADPLRLF, from the coding sequence GTGCGTCTTGCCGCTGACCTGTTCAGCGGCGCCGGCGGTTTGAGTCTTGGTCTTGACGCCGCAGGCTACAAGGTCGTACTCGCGGTCGACCATGACGACGAGGCCGTCGAGACTCACCGCCACCATCACCCGGGACTGAGCGTCAACTGGGACTTGGGCGACCCGGACCGGGTTCGGCAGGTTGGCGAACTCCTGAAGGCCGCCGGAGTTGAGCTGCTGGCGGGCGGCCCGCCTTGCCAGCCGTTCTCGAAGGCGGGGCGCTCGAAGATTCGACACCGGGTCCGGCATGGCCTCCGTGATCCGTATGACGAGCGCCGGGACTTGTGGCGGTCATTCCTGGAGATCGCACGGACCGCGCGTCCACAGGCCGTTGTCATGGAGAACGTGCCAGACATGGCGCTCGACAAGGAGATGTTCATCCTCCGAACGATGGTCCACGAGCTTGAATCGATCGGCTATTCGGTCGAAGAGCGGTCGGTAGAGACGTTCCGCTACGGAGTGCCGCAGTTCCGCCAACGACTCATACTTGTTGCGCTGCGGGACGGCGTCCAGTTCATCTGGCCGCGGGAACAGCCCGAGCGGGTCACGGTCTGGAACGCGATCGGCGATCTTCCCCCTGTCGAGGGGGGCTGGCGACCGGAGGGTGGTGCGGAGGGCTGGAGCGACTACGAGGGGCCGGTCAGCGAATTCCAGCGCCGAATGCGCCAGGCCGTGTCCGCCTCCGACAAGCACAAGGTCTTCGACCACATCACGAGGCCGGTCCGGGAGGACGACGCGCGCGCCTTCGAGGCCATGGATCACAGCACGCGGTACAGCGACCTACCGGACGAGATGAAGCGGTACCGGGACGACATCTTCGACGACAAGTACAAGCGGCTCGACGAGAACAACCTTTCCCGGACCATCACCGCGCACATCGCCAAGGACGGTTACTGGTACATCCATCCTCGTCAGAACCGGACCCTGACGGTTCGGGAGGCGGCCCGCCTCCAGACCTTCCCGGACTGGTTCCGCTTCGCCGGTCCGCCGTCGGCCGCATTCCGTCAGATCGGTAATGCCGTGCCGCCGTTGCTCGGCGAGCATCTCGCCGGCGCCGTGCAGGCATCACTCGACAACCCGCATCCGGTATCGGCTACGACCCAGGATGTCGCGGCGATTCTCGCCAGCTGGTTCGACAGTGCCGTCGTCCGGGGGCTTCCCTGGCTGCGGGCCGAGACACGATGGCAGGTTATACAGGCAGAAATGCTGCTGGACCGTGCCCCGGCGGAGGTCGTGCGTTTCATCTGGCCGCTACTTGCGCGCTGGCGGCAGCCTCAGGACACGGTCCTGTCGGAGAGCGAGCTTGTCGAGATCAGCAAGTGGGCGTCGCGGCCCCAGCGCGCCGGGACGATTCTCGAACTGGCGGGACGGCTCGCGGACAACCCTGAACTGCTCAATGATGACGATCAGCTACGCCAGGTGGCTGGGCTGACGGAGTCGGTGGCTGACTTGGCGGTCCTGGTCGTGCCCGCTTATGGGGACGAGGACTCCGAGGAACCCGTCCTGGTGACCAAGGGCGTGTTGCGAGTGGCGGCACGTTTCAGTGGGGATCCCGTGAATCGCCGCAACCGGCTCACTGACGGGCGGCTCGAGATAGCGCGGATGATTGGCGCGGACAGCGACGCCCGCCGTGCTCACCTCGGACTGGTCGAGCTGGCGAACACCCTGTGCCGGCCGGTGGAGCCCGAGTGCAACGCGTGCCCACTGCAGAAGCTGTGCCTTGAGTCTCGTGCTGACCCATTGCGGCTCTTCTGA
- a CDS encoding ATP-binding protein, translated as MSYDIANPDPAGTITSLRSFGYSVEAAVADLVDNSVSAGARRIDVYFTWAGAASWVAVVDDGRGMTTDELVTAMTVAARGSYQARAAEDLGRFGMGLKSASFSQAARLTVGTSTAASPEEAVRTWDLSVVADTSEWRLLHGTDEETATLLKQLRPEGGAGTTVIWRDLHRFAVDGLTTEDARAQKQFYAEATRAEEHLGMVFGRFLVGRNRLAMTVNGTPVKAWDPFLSGHPSVQRLPGEELPVGNHTVRIEPFILPHPKKLSPEQQQQAAGPGGWLDQQGFYVYRRDRLILAGDWLGIRGFRRDERYNLARIIVDVPAEADADWAIDVRKSTAVPPVGARRHLQRIGTATRSRAAEVLSHRGRIAAREHGAEFVYAWRVDKRDGTIRCRINRDHPLVREVLQGGPDAAVDAKALIRLLEETVPVAALRIMHDGDVTDDPEPFLGAAPKEVGDVANRIYAAFVAQGRTPREAKERLALMPPFDQFDGFWQQR; from the coding sequence TTGAGCTACGACATCGCGAACCCCGACCCGGCGGGCACCATCACGTCACTACGGTCGTTCGGCTACAGCGTCGAGGCTGCTGTGGCGGATCTCGTGGACAACAGTGTCTCCGCCGGCGCCCGTCGGATCGACGTCTACTTCACGTGGGCCGGCGCCGCCTCATGGGTGGCGGTGGTGGACGACGGCAGAGGGATGACAACTGACGAACTCGTCACTGCAATGACCGTGGCGGCGAGGGGCTCCTACCAGGCTCGCGCCGCCGAGGATCTTGGGCGCTTCGGCATGGGGTTGAAGAGCGCTTCGTTCTCGCAGGCGGCCCGCCTCACTGTGGGCACGAGCACCGCAGCCAGCCCGGAAGAAGCAGTCCGGACCTGGGACCTCTCCGTCGTCGCAGACACGAGCGAGTGGCGGCTGTTGCACGGGACCGATGAGGAGACCGCGACGCTTCTCAAGCAACTCCGGCCCGAAGGCGGAGCTGGAACGACGGTCATCTGGCGAGATCTGCACCGATTCGCCGTGGACGGCCTGACCACTGAAGACGCACGGGCGCAAAAACAGTTCTACGCGGAGGCGACCCGGGCCGAGGAGCACCTTGGCATGGTGTTCGGGAGGTTCCTCGTGGGCAGGAACCGGCTCGCGATGACCGTCAACGGCACACCGGTCAAGGCCTGGGACCCCTTCCTAAGCGGACACCCGTCGGTCCAGCGACTACCGGGGGAAGAGCTGCCTGTCGGCAACCATACAGTCCGCATCGAGCCGTTCATCCTGCCTCACCCCAAGAAGCTCAGCCCCGAGCAGCAGCAACAGGCAGCCGGCCCGGGAGGCTGGCTGGACCAGCAGGGCTTCTACGTGTATCGGCGGGACCGGCTCATCCTGGCCGGCGACTGGCTCGGCATCCGCGGCTTCCGACGGGACGAGCGGTACAACCTTGCGCGCATCATCGTCGACGTGCCGGCCGAGGCGGACGCCGACTGGGCAATCGACGTCCGGAAGTCAACGGCGGTACCGCCGGTGGGTGCGCGTCGCCACCTGCAACGCATCGGTACTGCGACCCGGAGCCGAGCCGCGGAGGTGCTGAGTCACCGTGGGCGGATCGCCGCACGCGAGCACGGCGCCGAGTTCGTCTACGCCTGGCGCGTCGACAAGCGCGACGGCACCATCCGCTGCCGCATCAACCGGGACCACCCGCTCGTGCGGGAGGTGCTGCAGGGCGGCCCTGATGCTGCAGTTGACGCGAAAGCCCTCATCAGGCTGCTGGAGGAGACCGTGCCGGTCGCGGCGCTGCGGATCATGCACGACGGCGACGTCACCGACGATCCCGAGCCGTTCCTCGGGGCGGCTCCCAAAGAGGTAGGGGATGTGGCGAACCGCATCTATGCCGCTTTCGTCGCTCAGGGACGGACTCCCAGGGAAGCCAAGGAACGGCTCGCACTGATGCCGCCCTTCGACCAGTTCGACGGCTTCTGGCAGCAGCGTTGA
- a CDS encoding aminoglycoside phosphotransferase family protein codes for MSRAGRFGEEAMTAAMRQVADQLGVRADDARLLQLTNNAVFALPSEGIVIRIARTHRLRDRVRKVVELGRWFEQVDAPTIRLAEGIAQPVQAGDLIASVWQYLPPNSPAPAVEDLGVVLREFHALGPPPFPLPAWDPVGDARSRISEADGLSDDDREFLLSWCERLDEPVAALRRQDDSQLIHGDAHVGNLLRDRRGRVVLCDFDATCKGPWQIDLTAVAVGGVRFGRAEAHASMAAAYGYDVATDWYWPTLREARELKMIAAAAPILDSSDKIRAEFANRMQSIRRCETSAAWTPFATVQIFRDCLDHPITPPERSPH; via the coding sequence ATGAGCAGGGCTGGACGATTCGGCGAAGAGGCCATGACGGCAGCCATGCGCCAGGTCGCCGACCAACTGGGGGTTCGGGCCGACGATGCACGTCTGCTCCAGCTCACCAACAACGCGGTGTTCGCGCTGCCGTCCGAGGGGATCGTGATTCGGATAGCGCGGACGCATCGGCTGCGGGACCGGGTACGGAAGGTGGTCGAGCTCGGGCGGTGGTTCGAGCAGGTCGACGCGCCGACCATCCGCCTCGCGGAGGGCATTGCTCAACCGGTGCAGGCAGGTGACCTGATCGCCTCGGTCTGGCAGTACCTGCCGCCGAATTCGCCGGCGCCGGCCGTCGAGGACCTCGGAGTGGTCCTGCGGGAGTTTCACGCCCTCGGACCTCCTCCGTTCCCGCTTCCGGCATGGGACCCGGTTGGTGATGCGCGGAGTCGCATCAGTGAGGCGGACGGGCTGAGCGACGACGATCGTGAGTTCCTGCTCAGCTGGTGTGAGCGCTTGGACGAACCGGTGGCAGCTCTTCGCCGGCAGGATGACTCGCAGCTCATCCACGGCGACGCGCACGTGGGCAACCTGCTTCGGGATCGACGTGGGCGAGTGGTGCTGTGCGACTTCGATGCCACCTGCAAGGGACCGTGGCAGATTGATCTTACGGCAGTGGCGGTTGGTGGCGTGCGCTTCGGCCGAGCCGAAGCACATGCCAGCATGGCAGCCGCTTATGGGTATGACGTCGCGACCGACTGGTATTGGCCAACACTTCGTGAAGCCAGAGAACTCAAAATGATCGCAGCTGCCGCACCGATCCTCGACAGCTCCGACAAGATCCGGGCAGAATTCGCCAACCGGATGCAATCAATCAGAAGATGCGAAACCAGCGCAGCATGGACGCCGTTCGCCACGGTCCAAATCTTTCGAGACTGCCTCGACCATCCGATTACGCCACCCGAGCGCTCGCCGCACTGA
- a CDS encoding DivIVA domain-containing protein, translating to MAVYRSRNALAGPLTPDGLTAVTLPRTPLGRRGYRPADVDALLHRLAHELRERTRERDRAYAENQRIKDALRTWQSRGAEQRQKQMSSADGGSLGCGR from the coding sequence ATGGCCGTCTACCGCAGCCGCAACGCCCTGGCCGGCCCGCTCACCCCGGACGGGCTCACCGCCGTCACCCTGCCGCGCACCCCGCTCGGCCGGCGCGGCTACCGGCCCGCCGACGTCGACGCCCTGCTCCACCGCCTCGCCCACGAGCTGCGCGAACGCACCCGTGAGCGGGACCGGGCGTACGCCGAGAACCAGCGCATCAAGGACGCCCTGCGCACCTGGCAGTCCCGCGGTGCCGAACAGCGGCAGAAGCAGATGTCATCCGCCGACGGCGGGAGCCTCGGCTGCGGAAGGTGA
- a CDS encoding globin family protein, with protein sequence MGVTPDEITSTWLRLVVADAELSPYLIGVDLERLATHLTAALDNGGAVDAWRGLGLSEAQHRRVVDYLTGVLWALDLPEDRIAQVTKAVSG encoded by the coding sequence ATGGGCGTGACACCAGACGAGATCACCAGCACCTGGCTGCGGCTGGTGGTCGCGGACGCGGAGCTGTCGCCGTACCTCATCGGGGTTGATCTGGAACGGCTGGCCACCCACCTGACTGCGGCGCTCGACAACGGCGGCGCGGTGGATGCCTGGCGCGGCCTGGGCCTGTCCGAGGCGCAGCACCGGCGCGTCGTTGACTACCTGACCGGCGTGCTATGGGCGCTCGATCTACCGGAAGACCGCATCGCCCAGGTCACGAAGGCGGTCAGCGGATGA
- a CDS encoding MrcB family domain-containing protein, whose amino-acid sequence MRSRDAALHDIAEVLRDLVGSAAASLGLDHLSLDVQHGGRRGSYGPVPWVRMFSKLYAPSAQEGYYLAYLFAADGSRVYLSLMQGTSELRAGKRRPVQNRRLIHSRSAEARSLLRGVAGASFDAMDASIVDLGLGGIPPVGSESRDRIRNYEAGTIAARCYDRLQMPTGDVLLRHVIEMLTLLAYLYREPVMQGVVGSVGPAEAELKAVIEESGRSVAELRQGRLMDPIVRKLVEVHAEGMAKAELVADGWHVQEVGQYKRGYDLDCWRDNGRELHVEVKGTRSCGREIVLTPNEVFHSQSATGCFAEHALYVASDIRIVHDVGVRAVGGRGRWFWPWRISQDDLIPTEYAYRLPVKTGDHAPLSSPSPSSDLRREDGRTGGLDSRFLD is encoded by the coding sequence ATGCGTTCCCGCGACGCGGCCCTTCATGATATTGCTGAGGTTCTCAGGGACCTAGTCGGCTCGGCTGCAGCGTCTCTTGGCCTCGATCACCTGAGTTTGGATGTACAGCACGGGGGACGGAGGGGGAGTTATGGCCCTGTTCCCTGGGTGAGGATGTTCTCCAAGCTCTATGCGCCGAGCGCGCAGGAGGGGTATTACCTGGCATATCTCTTTGCGGCTGACGGATCCCGAGTGTACCTGTCCCTGATGCAGGGCACGAGTGAACTCCGTGCAGGAAAGCGTCGACCAGTGCAGAATCGCAGGTTGATCCATTCTCGATCGGCAGAGGCGCGGAGCCTTTTGCGGGGCGTCGCAGGGGCCTCCTTCGACGCTATGGACGCGAGCATCGTTGACCTTGGACTGGGTGGGATTCCGCCCGTAGGCTCAGAAAGCCGTGACCGAATCCGCAATTATGAGGCGGGAACCATTGCCGCTCGCTGCTATGACCGTCTACAAATGCCGACAGGCGACGTTCTTCTCCGACACGTCATCGAGATGCTGACTCTTCTCGCGTACCTTTACCGTGAGCCAGTCATGCAAGGTGTGGTCGGGTCGGTGGGTCCCGCCGAGGCTGAGTTGAAAGCGGTGATTGAAGAGTCTGGTCGTAGCGTTGCCGAACTACGGCAAGGTCGCCTGATGGATCCCATTGTCCGGAAGCTGGTCGAGGTGCATGCTGAGGGGATGGCCAAGGCGGAACTTGTCGCTGACGGTTGGCATGTTCAGGAGGTAGGTCAGTACAAGCGTGGCTACGATCTCGACTGCTGGCGCGATAACGGGCGCGAGTTGCATGTGGAGGTGAAGGGCACCCGATCGTGTGGACGGGAAATAGTACTAACGCCCAATGAGGTCTTTCACAGTCAATCTGCGACGGGCTGTTTTGCCGAACATGCCCTGTATGTCGCGTCGGATATTCGAATTGTTCATGACGTCGGCGTCAGGGCCGTCGGGGGCAGAGGGCGCTGGTTCTGGCCTTGGAGGATCAGCCAAGACGATCTGATCCCCACCGAATACGCTTACCGCCTTCCGGTGAAAACTGGTGATCATGCCCCTTTGTCATCCCCGTCGCCCTCCAGTGATCTGCGGCGCGAGGATGGACGGACTGGGGGTCTTGACTCGCGGTTCTTGGACTAA
- a CDS encoding glycine-rich domain-containing protein has product MLLTSTTRTGRELISEQLFDQLTARIARDHPDLDSDLPPRILDQALAFLGACALTIEPIGPSELVDIGWHTFILHTRDYADFCHRIAGRFIHHQPEPTSDDPQPSSPEPIGAPIARTVSAITAAGFALDQVLWGGTAAECGTKCSQCHAGCTDSPTR; this is encoded by the coding sequence ATGCTGCTGACGAGCACCACACGCACCGGCAGGGAGCTGATCTCGGAGCAGCTCTTCGACCAACTGACCGCCCGCATCGCCCGGGACCATCCTGACCTGGACTCGGACCTGCCGCCCCGGATCCTGGACCAGGCGCTCGCCTTCCTCGGCGCCTGCGCTCTGACGATCGAACCGATCGGCCCGTCCGAGCTGGTCGACATCGGCTGGCACACCTTCATCCTCCACACCCGCGACTACGCCGACTTCTGCCACCGGATCGCCGGCCGGTTCATCCACCACCAGCCCGAGCCCACTTCCGACGACCCGCAGCCGTCGTCACCGGAGCCGATCGGTGCCCCGATCGCCCGTACCGTCTCCGCGATCACTGCCGCCGGCTTCGCGCTCGACCAGGTGCTGTGGGGCGGCACGGCGGCCGAGTGCGGCACGAAGTGCTCCCAGTGCCACGCCGGCTGCACCGACAGCCCGACCCGGTAA
- a CDS encoding helix-turn-helix domain-containing protein — protein MTHANCPRCGGRLARDNDSGRCAPCQAAERDRMSAPPVVPASFWEHEPVRQALASRHLGRVIRAYRCHPYHGRSVLPQTVVAGWLGITQAQLSRVENGPPVVHLDRLAHWAKVLGIPASQLWFALPGAPSAASPQSTDSTPPDLDPLMATDESRRALLAGIAAVAAGAGLLGAVALPRPRRLGPADIARLNAVLELYRSVDYECGGGLLYREVDRFAQSVYALLDWSHPESLTPRLVGSVAAARQLAGWTALDAGLHDHAQRHFAAAERAALAADDVLLAARVRYCQARQLQHQRHNRDALATLQLARIQLGSAAAPAVSAMLHGAEAAALAAVGQRREALAALGRSTDAFDRITVDREPEWMRFYDRGELLAQYGRVYRDLARADRRHAPDAVRWVQEAVAAFGQQNVRSTVLNEVGLCSAMFLADDPQQAVAVGRRAIGRAGTLTSQRTVDRVRNLRRDMTTCRNDPEVVAFARELAAFQAVPA, from the coding sequence GTGACACACGCGAACTGCCCCCGGTGCGGCGGACGCCTGGCCCGCGACAACGACAGCGGCCGCTGCGCGCCCTGCCAGGCAGCCGAGCGCGACCGGATGAGCGCGCCGCCGGTGGTGCCGGCGTCGTTCTGGGAGCACGAGCCAGTACGACAGGCGTTGGCGTCACGGCACCTGGGGCGGGTCATCCGGGCGTACCGGTGCCATCCGTACCACGGGCGATCGGTGTTGCCGCAGACCGTGGTGGCGGGGTGGTTGGGGATCACGCAGGCGCAGTTGAGCCGGGTGGAGAACGGGCCACCGGTGGTGCACCTGGACCGGTTGGCGCACTGGGCGAAGGTCCTCGGGATACCGGCCTCGCAGCTGTGGTTCGCGCTTCCCGGGGCACCGTCGGCCGCCTCGCCGCAGTCCACCGACAGCACTCCTCCGGATCTGGATCCGTTAATGGCAACTGATGAAAGCCGTCGCGCTCTGCTGGCCGGCATAGCTGCCGTGGCCGCCGGCGCCGGTCTGCTCGGAGCCGTGGCGCTCCCCCGGCCCCGCCGGCTCGGCCCGGCGGACATCGCACGACTCAACGCCGTACTGGAGCTGTACCGGTCGGTGGACTACGAGTGTGGCGGTGGGCTGCTCTACCGGGAAGTCGATCGATTCGCTCAGTCGGTGTACGCGCTGCTCGACTGGTCACACCCTGAGTCGTTGACGCCGAGGCTGGTCGGTTCGGTCGCGGCGGCCCGCCAACTTGCAGGTTGGACGGCTCTCGACGCCGGACTGCACGATCACGCGCAGCGGCACTTCGCCGCTGCCGAGCGAGCCGCCTTGGCCGCCGACGACGTGCTGCTCGCCGCAAGGGTGCGCTACTGCCAGGCCCGGCAACTGCAGCACCAACGCCACAATCGGGATGCGCTTGCCACCCTGCAACTCGCCCGCATCCAACTCGGCTCCGCCGCGGCACCGGCCGTCTCGGCGATGCTCCATGGGGCGGAGGCGGCTGCCCTGGCCGCTGTCGGCCAGCGCAGGGAAGCACTGGCAGCGCTCGGGAGGTCGACAGACGCCTTCGACCGGATCACCGTCGACCGGGAGCCGGAGTGGATGCGCTTCTACGACCGGGGCGAACTGCTGGCGCAGTACGGCCGGGTGTACCGGGACCTGGCCCGCGCGGACCGCAGACACGCACCGGATGCGGTGCGGTGGGTACAGGAGGCGGTGGCAGCGTTCGGGCAGCAGAACGTCCGCAGCACCGTGCTAAACGAAGTGGGCCTTTGCAGCGCGATGTTCCTGGCTGACGATCCGCAGCAGGCGGTGGCCGTGGGCCGGCGCGCTATCGGCCGGGCGGGAACGCTGACCTCGCAGCGAACGGTGGACCGGGTGCGGAACCTCAGACGGGACATGACCACCTGCCGCAACGATCCGGAGGTTGTCGCCTTCGCACGCGAGCTCGCGGCGTTCCAGGCTGTACCGGCATGA
- a CDS encoding ATP-binding protein encodes MEVAVPGKAWFDVAPSAARLTSSLRDIGYDFPTAVADIVDNSVAAGATRVEVMIEFAGSRSRVYIADDGCGMSPGALLEGLRLGTRRTYRLGELGRYGLGLKTASLSQCRSVAVVSRSNPEVVRTSARVLDLDVVEELDQWVVVDPGNDPDVARAKQWLAEGTGTVVLWRHLDRVLPEKQPEGGWARRRFENLAAKTAEHLGVVFHRFLEGIDGKAPLVITVNGQKVRAWNPFAPEEPGVSELPSQRFEVTIGDVTGHVDLRRFVLPSRDRFSTPGEFERLSGPLNWNRQQGIYVYRADRLVQWGGWSGIRGIDEHTKMARAALDFSTDLDSAFNINVAKMRVSLPAQLRQMLEAPVNELCIYANDAYRRSARPKQKSVPTDLNATPDVRVAAQAATTAGLALRAAAMQAGEWAAWQRIAASLRKEAPEVARSLGLDS; translated from the coding sequence ATGGAGGTAGCCGTGCCCGGCAAGGCCTGGTTCGATGTTGCGCCGTCGGCTGCCCGCCTGACCAGCTCGCTTCGTGACATCGGCTACGACTTCCCTACGGCTGTGGCGGACATCGTCGACAACAGCGTGGCTGCCGGAGCGACGCGGGTGGAGGTGATGATCGAGTTTGCGGGATCAAGGTCGCGGGTCTACATAGCAGATGATGGCTGCGGCATGTCGCCGGGCGCTTTGCTGGAGGGCCTGCGACTCGGCACGCGTCGCACCTACAGGCTGGGTGAGCTGGGCCGCTACGGGTTGGGTCTCAAGACCGCCTCACTGTCCCAGTGCCGATCGGTGGCGGTGGTTTCCCGGAGCAATCCCGAGGTGGTGCGGACGTCGGCCCGGGTCCTCGACCTTGACGTGGTGGAGGAATTGGACCAATGGGTCGTGGTAGACCCGGGAAATGATCCAGACGTCGCCAGAGCCAAGCAGTGGCTGGCCGAGGGTACCGGGACAGTGGTCCTCTGGCGTCACCTTGACCGGGTACTGCCCGAGAAGCAGCCTGAGGGCGGTTGGGCTCGGCGCCGGTTCGAGAACCTGGCCGCGAAGACTGCTGAGCACTTGGGAGTCGTGTTCCACCGCTTCCTTGAGGGCATCGACGGCAAAGCCCCACTGGTCATCACGGTCAACGGTCAGAAGGTCAGGGCCTGGAACCCATTTGCACCCGAAGAGCCTGGCGTGTCTGAGCTGCCGTCCCAGCGCTTTGAGGTCACGATCGGTGACGTTACAGGTCACGTGGATCTTCGACGCTTCGTCCTTCCCTCGCGCGACCGATTCTCCACTCCTGGCGAGTTCGAGCGGCTCTCCGGCCCGCTGAACTGGAACCGGCAGCAGGGCATCTACGTTTACCGTGCAGACCGACTGGTGCAGTGGGGCGGCTGGAGTGGCATCCGGGGCATTGACGAGCATACGAAGATGGCGCGTGCCGCTCTCGACTTCAGCACCGACCTCGACTCTGCCTTCAACATCAACGTGGCCAAGATGAGGGTTTCGCTACCCGCGCAGCTACGTCAGATGCTCGAGGCTCCGGTCAATGAACTCTGCATCTACGCCAACGACGCCTACCGTCGGAGCGCACGGCCCAAGCAGAAGTCGGTCCCCACGGACCTCAATGCCACTCCCGACGTTCGTGTCGCCGCGCAGGCAGCGACCACCGCCGGGCTAGCCCTTCGAGCCGCAGCGATGCAGGCAGGCGAGTGGGCTGCTTGGCAGCGGATCGCCGCTTCCCTGCGCAAAGAAGCGCCCGAGGTCGCAAGGTCGCTGGGCCTGGACAGCTGA